In a single window of the Streptomyces sp. NBC_00285 genome:
- a CDS encoding TadE/TadG family type IV pilus assembly protein, with amino-acid sequence MSTRVLRRDEGQVTIEFLGMTPLILITLVLLWQFVLLGYTFTLAGNAADEAVRAATAAAPGEREAACEQAGLDKLPGAWTGQVNCSTGGGYVTADVHLDVPVLFPGSIAFPFKVDGHAGAVEEDKD; translated from the coding sequence ATGAGCACCCGGGTCCTTCGACGCGACGAGGGCCAGGTCACCATCGAGTTCCTCGGGATGACCCCGCTGATCCTGATCACCCTGGTGCTGCTGTGGCAGTTCGTGCTGCTGGGATACACGTTCACGCTCGCGGGGAATGCTGCGGACGAGGCGGTACGGGCCGCGACGGCGGCGGCGCCGGGAGAGCGGGAGGCCGCATGCGAGCAGGCGGGACTGGACAAGCTGCCCGGCGCGTGGACCGGCCAGGTGAACTGCTCCACCGGCGGCGGCTATGTCACGGCCGACGTCCACCTCGACGTCCCCGTCCTCTTCCCGGGCTCGATCGCCTTCCCCTTCAAGGTCGACGGACACGCGGGCGCGGTGGAGGAGGACAAGGACTGA
- a CDS encoding DUF5936 domain-containing protein gives MIGIGLALLMAVSVWGVFAGIRMYRAEAKLPSDLQLALEVGSTRTGAVDSLIDRMGMRYAPAVLRLMGPKQVARYRRKIDLAGNPGGLTINRYAARRAVYGFLGTLGFLVFLLRGQILVALLLLAFGAFWTEVGIWSAIRLRKDVIERTLPDFLDVLAVVVSAGLGFRQALDRVASKYEGPWADELHITLRQMDLGMSRRQAFAELRRRNDSEQVAMFVTALQQGEELGAPIVDTLVSLAKDMRRTDAQNARRKAARAVPKATMMITTFMVPATMLLLAAGLLLGSGTDFGTITGK, from the coding sequence ATGATCGGAATCGGACTGGCCCTGTTGATGGCCGTGAGCGTGTGGGGCGTCTTCGCCGGCATCCGCATGTACCGCGCGGAGGCGAAACTGCCCAGCGACCTGCAGCTGGCCCTGGAGGTGGGCTCGACCCGCACCGGCGCGGTCGACTCGCTGATCGACCGCATGGGCATGCGGTACGCCCCGGCCGTTCTGCGCCTGATGGGCCCCAAGCAGGTCGCCAGGTACCGCCGCAAGATCGACCTGGCGGGCAACCCCGGCGGCCTGACCATCAACCGCTACGCGGCCCGCAGGGCGGTGTACGGCTTCCTCGGCACCCTGGGTTTCCTGGTCTTCCTCCTGCGCGGCCAGATCCTGGTGGCCCTGCTCCTGCTGGCCTTCGGGGCGTTCTGGACGGAGGTCGGCATCTGGTCGGCGATCCGGCTGCGCAAGGACGTCATCGAGCGCACGCTCCCCGACTTCCTGGACGTGCTGGCAGTGGTGGTGAGCGCGGGCCTCGGCTTCCGCCAGGCGCTGGACCGCGTCGCCTCGAAGTACGAGGGCCCCTGGGCCGACGAACTGCACATCACGCTCCGCCAGATGGACCTCGGCATGAGCCGCCGCCAGGCCTTCGCGGAACTGCGTCGCCGCAACGACTCCGAACAGGTGGCGATGTTCGTGACAGCACTCCAACAGGGCGAGGAACTGGGCGCGCCCATCGTGGACACCCTGGTCTCCCTGGCCAAGGACATGCGCCGCACGGACGCCCAGAACGCCCGCCGCAAGGCCGCTCGCGCCGTCCCCAAGGCCACCATGATGATCACCACGTTCATGGTCCCGGCCACGATGCTCCTGCTGGCCGCGGGGCTGCTGCTCGGCTCGGGCACCGACTTCGGCACGATCACGGGGAAGTAG
- the cpaB gene encoding Flp pilus assembly protein CpaB, which yields MNSRQRRGVILLLLSVLGALAAFAGVLSVIDDAKSKVGPEVTAYEVRKDIQPYTRLTAAQFEKTEMPKRWLSANAVTDLAAVRDKIAVTTLKQGSLLQTDMIVDQPALQPGQQEVAIMIDAATGVAGKITPGSSVNVYATFEGQREGDPDQSKIIVTNARVLDVGDLTSLQPDADERTRAATEARPITFALSALDAQRITYAESFAKRVRLALVAPGETGTVPERERTYELAKDK from the coding sequence ATGAACTCCCGTCAGCGCCGCGGCGTGATACTCCTGCTCCTGTCGGTCCTGGGCGCCCTCGCGGCGTTCGCCGGCGTGCTGTCCGTCATCGACGACGCGAAGTCCAAGGTCGGCCCCGAGGTCACGGCGTACGAGGTCAGGAAGGACATCCAGCCGTACACGCGGCTCACCGCGGCGCAGTTCGAGAAGACCGAGATGCCCAAGCGCTGGCTGTCGGCCAACGCGGTCACCGACCTCGCCGCCGTCCGCGACAAGATCGCCGTGACGACCCTCAAGCAGGGCTCCCTGCTCCAGACCGACATGATCGTCGACCAGCCCGCCCTCCAGCCCGGGCAGCAGGAGGTCGCCATCATGATCGACGCGGCGACCGGCGTCGCCGGCAAGATCACACCGGGCTCCTCGGTCAACGTGTACGCCACCTTCGAGGGGCAGCGCGAGGGTGACCCCGACCAGTCGAAGATCATCGTGACGAACGCCCGGGTCCTGGACGTCGGCGACCTCACCTCGCTGCAGCCCGACGCCGACGAACGCACCCGTGCCGCAACCGAGGCCCGCCCCATCACCTTCGCGCTCTCCGCCCTCGACGCCCAGCGCATCACGTACGCCGAGTCGTTCGCCAAGCGCGTCCGGCTCGCCCTGGTCGCTCCCGGCGAGACCGGCACGGTCCCCGAGCGGGAGCGCACGTACGAACTCGCGAAGGACAAGTGA
- a CDS encoding chitinase, with protein sequence MPILSRKPARFRTAAVVATAAVTLALGLAGPASAADVNNAKNAGFESGLSAWTCSASSGTTVSSPVHGGSAALKATPAGQDNARCSQTVAVKPNSTYTLSAWVQGGYAYLGATGTGTTDVSTWTPDSASWKQLSTTFTTGASTTSVTVYTHGWYGQPAYLADDVSVYGPDGGGTGPSPTVPGAPGGLSVSGTTSSSVSLAWNAVSGATGYNVYRAGTKVTAVTGTSATVTGLAASTSYSFQVTTVNSAGESVKSGAVTGTTTATPGGGGGTLPKHAVTGYWQNFDNGATVQKLSGVQSQYDIIAVAFADATTTPGAVTFTLDSAGLGGYTVDQFKADIKAKQAAGKKVVVSVGGQNGTVSVTDPTSAANFANSVYALMQTYGFDGVDIDLENGLNATYMSQALRSLAAKAGSSLVLTMAPQTIDMQSTSNTYFQTALNVKDILTVVNMQYYNSGSMLGCDGKVYSQGSVDFLTALACIQLEGGLAPSQVGLGLPASTSGAGSGYVSPSVVNNALDCLTKGTSCGSFKPSRTYPDLRGAMTWSTNWDAAAGNAWSGTVGPHVHGLP encoded by the coding sequence ATGCCCATACTCAGCAGAAAACCGGCGCGGTTCCGGACCGCCGCCGTCGTCGCCACCGCAGCCGTGACGCTCGCCCTGGGTCTCGCGGGACCGGCCTCCGCCGCGGACGTCAACAACGCGAAGAACGCCGGCTTCGAGTCCGGCCTGTCCGCCTGGACGTGTTCCGCGAGCAGCGGTACGACCGTCTCCTCACCCGTCCACGGCGGCTCGGCCGCACTGAAGGCGACACCGGCCGGGCAGGACAACGCGCGCTGCAGCCAGACGGTCGCCGTGAAACCGAACTCGACGTACACCCTGAGCGCCTGGGTGCAGGGCGGCTACGCCTACCTGGGCGCGACCGGCACCGGCACGACGGACGTGTCGACCTGGACCCCGGACTCCGCCTCCTGGAAGCAGCTGTCGACGACCTTCACGACGGGCGCCTCGACCACCTCGGTGACGGTGTACACGCACGGCTGGTACGGACAGCCCGCGTACCTCGCGGACGACGTGTCGGTGTACGGCCCCGACGGCGGCGGAACCGGCCCCTCCCCGACGGTTCCCGGCGCCCCGGGCGGGCTGAGCGTCTCCGGTACGACCTCGTCGTCGGTCTCCCTGGCCTGGAACGCGGTGTCGGGGGCGACCGGCTACAACGTCTACCGCGCCGGTACGAAGGTCACGGCGGTCACCGGCACGTCGGCGACCGTGACCGGGCTCGCCGCGTCGACGTCGTACAGCTTCCAGGTCACGACGGTGAACTCGGCGGGTGAGTCCGTGAAGTCCGGGGCGGTGACGGGGACGACGACCGCGACTCCGGGCGGCGGGGGCGGCACACTGCCGAAGCACGCGGTCACCGGATACTGGCAGAACTTCGACAACGGGGCGACGGTCCAGAAGCTGTCCGGTGTCCAGTCCCAGTACGACATCATCGCCGTCGCCTTCGCGGACGCCACGACGACTCCGGGTGCCGTCACCTTCACCCTCGACTCGGCCGGGCTCGGCGGGTACACGGTCGACCAGTTCAAGGCCGACATCAAGGCGAAGCAGGCGGCCGGGAAGAAGGTCGTCGTCTCCGTGGGCGGCCAGAACGGCACGGTCTCGGTGACCGACCCGACCTCTGCGGCGAACTTCGCGAACTCGGTGTACGCGCTGATGCAGACGTACGGCTTCGACGGCGTCGACATCGATCTGGAGAACGGGCTCAACGCCACTTACATGTCACAGGCGTTGCGCTCGCTGGCGGCCAAGGCGGGGAGCTCGCTGGTGCTGACGATGGCACCGCAGACGATCGACATGCAGTCGACGTCGAACACGTACTTCCAGACCGCGCTGAACGTGAAGGACATCCTCACGGTCGTCAACATGCAGTACTACAACAGCGGTTCGATGCTCGGCTGCGACGGCAAGGTGTACTCCCAGGGCTCCGTGGACTTCCTCACCGCGCTGGCCTGCATCCAGCTGGAGGGCGGACTGGCCCCGTCCCAGGTGGGGTTGGGCCTGCCTGCGTCCACCAGCGGGGCGGGCAGCGGCTACGTCTCGCCCTCCGTGGTGAACAACGCCCTGGACTGCCTGACGAAGGGAACGTCCTGCGGCTCCTTCAAGCCGTCGAGGACCTATCCGGACCTGCGCGGGGCCATGACCTGGTCGACGAACTGGGACGCGGCGGCGGGCAACGCGTGGTCGGGGACGGTGGGCCCGCACGTGCACGGGCTGCCGTAG
- a CDS encoding AAA family ATPase, which yields MPTRILPAVGDADAVRSLITLLSQLPDAEPVTPVTDSTQLIDTLARLASESIDELPEVVVVHERIGPVPALELIREVALRFPAAGVILVTSDVSPGLFQAAMDYGARGLIALPLGYEELANRVHAVAQWSVGVRRHLGAAGDVFTGVGGTVVTVSGAKGGVGATTTAIQVALAAQASGRTTALLDMDLQTGDVASYLDVQFRRSVVDLATITDITPRVLADAVFSHDTGLALLLAPGDGERGEEVTERSARQIVSALRSRYEVVIVDCGSQLSGAGAAVVEMADTALLVTTPDVVAVRGAKRAVRMWDRLQVRKAEETTVVVNRHSRGTEIQPALIQKITGTGVAATVIPANFKELQGAVDAGRVHELDARGTVKQALWALAGELGLVKGTEANSHRNGGRERGALAFRRRRELGR from the coding sequence ATGCCCACGAGGATCCTCCCGGCAGTCGGCGACGCGGACGCGGTCCGTTCCCTCATCACGCTGCTCAGTCAGCTCCCGGACGCCGAGCCCGTGACCCCGGTGACCGACTCCACCCAGCTCATCGACACCCTCGCCCGGCTGGCGTCCGAGTCGATCGACGAGCTGCCGGAAGTGGTCGTCGTCCATGAGCGCATCGGCCCCGTCCCGGCCCTGGAACTGATCCGCGAGGTCGCCCTCCGCTTCCCCGCCGCCGGGGTCATCCTCGTCACCTCCGACGTCAGCCCCGGCCTCTTCCAGGCCGCCATGGACTACGGCGCCCGCGGCCTCATCGCCCTCCCGCTCGGCTACGAGGAGCTCGCCAACCGGGTGCACGCGGTCGCCCAGTGGTCGGTGGGCGTACGACGGCACCTGGGCGCCGCCGGAGACGTCTTCACCGGCGTCGGCGGCACCGTCGTCACGGTCAGCGGTGCCAAGGGCGGCGTCGGCGCCACCACGACCGCGATCCAGGTCGCCCTCGCCGCACAGGCCTCCGGCCGCACCACCGCCCTGCTCGACATGGACCTCCAGACCGGCGACGTCGCCTCCTACCTGGACGTCCAGTTCCGCCGCTCGGTCGTCGACCTCGCCACCATCACCGACATCACCCCGCGCGTCCTCGCCGACGCCGTCTTCAGCCACGACACGGGCCTGGCGCTGCTGCTCGCCCCCGGTGACGGCGAACGCGGCGAGGAGGTCACCGAGCGCTCCGCCCGCCAGATCGTGAGCGCCCTGCGCTCCCGCTACGAGGTCGTGATCGTCGACTGCGGTTCTCAGCTCAGCGGGGCCGGCGCGGCGGTCGTGGAGATGGCCGACACGGCCCTCCTGGTCACCACCCCGGACGTGGTCGCCGTACGCGGCGCCAAGCGTGCCGTACGCATGTGGGACCGCCTCCAGGTCCGCAAGGCCGAGGAGACCACCGTCGTCGTCAACCGCCACAGCCGCGGTACGGAGATCCAGCCCGCGCTCATCCAGAAGATCACCGGCACAGGGGTCGCGGCGACCGTGATCCCGGCGAACTTCAAGGAGCTGCAGGGCGCGGTGGACGCGGGCCGGGTCCACGAACTGGACGCCCGGGGCACGGTCAAGCAGGCCCTGTGGGCACTCGCCGGCGAACTGGGCCTGGTCAAGGGCACGGAGGCGAACTCCCATCGCAACGGCGGCCGGGAGCGCGGGGCGCTGGCCTTCCGGCGGCGCAGGGAGCTGGGGAGATGA
- a CDS encoding type II secretion system F family protein, translated as MDLHELVELTVGITLVTCVLAVAGVHVYARGRAQRAALVDRLSAAGQVSYTGRRRHFRDLDRRLRRTRLGRQLELRLAATGLDVTPAEFFVAMLVAVAGLWLIGEQTLAPFFGPIAALVGIWAAVQFLNWQRQKRIEKFINQLPELARILANATHAGLALRTAIGMAAEELEAPAGEELSKVANQLAVGVSLDDALDEMAKRLPSRELVVLVTTLVLSNRAGGQVVSALRNLTETLEERKETRREVRTQLSQVSMTSYAVPVLGIGSLFLMNGVKSGALERMTGSPLGQAAVIIAFGLYAVGFILIRRLSRIDV; from the coding sequence ATGGACCTCCACGAACTCGTCGAGCTCACCGTCGGGATCACCCTGGTGACCTGCGTGCTGGCCGTCGCCGGCGTTCACGTCTACGCCAGGGGCCGGGCCCAGCGGGCCGCCCTGGTCGACCGACTGTCGGCCGCGGGCCAGGTGTCGTACACCGGCCGCCGGCGCCACTTCCGCGACCTGGACCGCCGACTGCGCCGCACCCGGCTCGGCAGGCAGCTGGAACTCCGGCTCGCGGCGACGGGCCTGGACGTGACACCGGCAGAGTTCTTCGTCGCGATGCTCGTCGCGGTGGCCGGCCTGTGGCTGATCGGCGAGCAGACACTGGCCCCCTTCTTCGGCCCGATCGCCGCGCTCGTGGGCATCTGGGCCGCGGTCCAGTTCCTCAACTGGCAGCGCCAGAAGCGCATCGAGAAGTTCATCAACCAACTCCCCGAACTGGCCCGCATCCTGGCCAACGCCACGCACGCGGGCCTCGCCCTGCGTACCGCGATCGGCATGGCGGCGGAAGAGCTGGAGGCACCGGCCGGAGAGGAACTGTCCAAGGTGGCGAACCAGTTGGCGGTGGGCGTGTCCCTGGACGACGCGCTCGACGAGATGGCGAAACGGCTCCCGTCCCGGGAGCTGGTGGTCCTGGTGACGACCCTGGTGCTGTCCAACCGGGCGGGCGGCCAGGTCGTCAGCGCGCTGCGCAACCTGACCGAGACCCTGGAGGAGCGCAAGGAGACGCGGCGCGAGGTCCGCACCCAGCTCTCCCAGGTCAGCATGACGTCGTACGCGGTCCCGGTCCTGGGCATCGGCTCGCTGTTCCTGATGAACGGCGTGAAGAGCGGCGCGCTGGAACGCATGACGGGCTCACCGCTGGGCCAGGCCGCGGTGATCATCGCGTTCGGCCTGTACGCGGTCGGATTCATACTGATCCGCCGCCTGTCCCGGATCGACGTCTGA
- a CDS encoding CpaF family protein, whose amino-acid sequence MSLRSRINTPEENGSRGEDGHLVSSYRAKLLEEIDLAEMSSLAAAERRARLERVLGHIISREGPVLSTVERSQLIRRVVDEALGLGILEPLLEDASITEIMVNGPDSIFVERGGRVEQLPLRFPSHDQLMQTIERIVSTVNRRVDETNPMVDARLPSGERVNVIIPPLSLTGAILTIRRFPRSYTLQELSGFGSLDEQMLYLLAGLVQARFNIIVSGATGTGKTTLLNALSGLIPDGDRIITIEDSAELQLQQRHVVRLESRPPNVEGQGQITIRDLVRNSLRMRPDRIVVGEVRGGESLDMLQAMSTGHDGSLATVHANSAEDALMRLKTLASMSEVEIPFEALHDQINSAIDVIIQLTRFADGVRRITEIALLDSSGSEPYRLVSVARFQAQPMAADGRIYGRFEYFPLPRRTVDRLYMASQPTPQAFGVAQSAAELSIREAR is encoded by the coding sequence ATGAGCCTGCGGTCCCGCATCAACACCCCCGAGGAGAACGGTAGTCGGGGCGAGGACGGCCACCTGGTCTCCTCCTACCGGGCCAAGCTCCTGGAGGAGATCGACCTCGCGGAGATGAGCTCGCTGGCGGCGGCCGAGCGCCGGGCCCGCCTTGAGCGGGTGCTCGGGCACATCATCAGCCGTGAGGGACCGGTCCTGTCGACCGTCGAACGCTCGCAGCTGATCCGGCGGGTCGTCGACGAGGCACTCGGCCTGGGCATCCTGGAACCCCTGCTCGAAGACGCCTCCATCACCGAGATCATGGTCAACGGCCCTGACTCGATCTTCGTCGAACGCGGCGGCCGGGTCGAGCAGTTGCCGCTGCGCTTCCCCTCCCACGACCAGCTGATGCAGACCATCGAGCGAATAGTGTCGACGGTCAACCGGCGGGTGGACGAGACGAACCCGATGGTCGACGCGCGTCTCCCGTCAGGCGAGCGCGTGAACGTCATCATCCCGCCGCTCTCCCTGACCGGCGCCATCCTCACGATCCGCCGCTTCCCCCGCTCCTACACGCTCCAGGAACTCTCCGGCTTCGGCTCGCTCGACGAGCAGATGCTGTACCTGCTGGCCGGCCTGGTGCAGGCCCGCTTCAACATCATCGTCTCGGGCGCGACGGGCACCGGCAAGACGACCCTCCTCAACGCCCTCTCCGGTCTCATCCCCGACGGCGACCGGATCATCACCATCGAGGACTCCGCCGAACTCCAGCTCCAGCAACGGCACGTGGTCCGGCTGGAGTCGCGCCCGCCGAACGTGGAGGGGCAGGGCCAGATCACCATCCGCGACCTGGTCCGCAACTCGCTGCGCATGCGACCCGACCGGATCGTGGTCGGTGAGGTCCGCGGCGGTGAGTCCCTGGACATGCTCCAGGCGATGTCGACGGGCCACGACGGCTCCCTCGCCACGGTCCACGCCAACAGCGCGGAGGACGCGCTGATGCGCCTCAAGACCCTGGCGTCCATGTCGGAGGTGGAGATCCCCTTCGAGGCGCTGCACGACCAGATCAACAGCGCGATCGACGTGATCATCCAGCTCACCCGGTTCGCCGACGGCGTTCGCCGCATCACCGAGATCGCCCTGCTCGACAGCAGCGGCAGCGAGCCGTACCGCCTGGTGTCGGTGGCCCGCTTCCAGGCCCAGCCGATGGCCGCGGACGGCCGGATCTACGGCCGGTTCGAGTACTTCCCGCTCCCGCGCCGTACCGTCGACCGCCTCTACATGGCGAGCCAGCCCACCCCTCAGGCCTTCGGCGTGGCCCAGTCCGCGGCCGAGCTGTCCATCCGAGAAGCCAGGTAG
- a CDS encoding Nramp family divalent metal transporter produces MADTTDNTVTDETRSVPRKSSWRYIGPGIVVAATGVGAGDLVATLIAGSNFGYTLLWAAVIGCLVKISLAEAAGRWHLSTGRTLFDGWASLGRWTSWFFGIYVVIWGFVYGAAAMSSSALPLQALFPDVMDLEWWGIACGLVGLVFVWFNKYAVFEKVMTVLVGVMFVVTVYLAIRVTPNIPDAVAGLLPVLPDEKDSILNTLGLIGGVGGTITLAAYGYWVNAKGWTDSGWMKVMRLDNRVAYITTGIFVVAMLFVGAELLHSANVAIASGDKGLVQLSDILEDEYGSATATFFLIGFFATSFTSIIGVWHGVSLMFADFVARFRGQGEQKGEEVASGARERSWPFRAYLLWLTFPPIVLLFQGEPFRLIIIYGVLGAAFLPFLAGTLLWLLNSARTPGEWRNGPVSNAMLAIAGLLFLVLCVKQIWDQPWAEFFR; encoded by the coding sequence ATGGCGGACACCACGGACAACACAGTGACCGATGAGACGAGATCCGTACCCCGTAAGTCCAGTTGGCGGTACATCGGCCCGGGGATCGTCGTCGCCGCGACCGGCGTCGGCGCCGGCGACCTGGTCGCCACGCTCATCGCGGGCAGCAACTTCGGCTACACCCTGCTGTGGGCCGCGGTGATCGGCTGCCTCGTCAAGATCTCCCTCGCCGAGGCCGCCGGCCGCTGGCACCTGTCCACCGGCCGCACCCTGTTCGACGGCTGGGCGAGCCTGGGCCGCTGGACCAGCTGGTTCTTCGGCATCTACGTGGTGATCTGGGGCTTCGTGTACGGGGCGGCGGCGATGTCGTCGAGCGCGCTCCCGCTCCAGGCGCTGTTCCCGGACGTGATGGACCTCGAATGGTGGGGCATCGCCTGCGGCCTGGTCGGACTGGTCTTCGTCTGGTTCAACAAGTACGCGGTCTTCGAGAAGGTCATGACGGTCCTGGTCGGCGTCATGTTCGTCGTCACCGTCTACCTCGCGATCAGGGTCACGCCCAACATCCCGGACGCCGTCGCCGGTCTCCTGCCCGTCCTGCCCGACGAGAAGGACTCCATCCTCAACACCCTCGGCCTGATCGGCGGCGTCGGCGGCACGATCACGCTCGCCGCCTACGGTTACTGGGTCAACGCCAAGGGCTGGACCGACTCCGGCTGGATGAAGGTGATGCGCCTCGACAACCGGGTCGCCTACATCACCACCGGCATCTTCGTCGTCGCCATGCTCTTCGTCGGCGCGGAACTGCTGCACTCCGCCAACGTGGCGATCGCGAGCGGCGACAAGGGGCTCGTCCAGCTGAGCGACATCCTGGAGGACGAGTACGGCTCGGCGACCGCCACGTTCTTCCTCATCGGCTTCTTCGCCACCTCGTTCACCTCGATCATCGGTGTCTGGCACGGCGTGAGCCTGATGTTCGCGGACTTCGTCGCACGCTTCCGGGGCCAGGGCGAGCAGAAGGGCGAGGAGGTCGCCTCCGGTGCGCGCGAACGCTCCTGGCCGTTCCGCGCGTACCTGCTGTGGCTGACCTTCCCGCCCATCGTCCTGCTCTTCCAGGGCGAACCCTTCCGCCTGATCATCATCTACGGCGTCCTCGGCGCGGCCTTCCTCCCGTTCCTCGCCGGCACCCTGCTCTGGCTCCTCAACTCCGCACGCACGCCCGGGGAGTGGCGCAACGGCCCGGTGAGCAACGCGATGCTGGCCATCGCGGGCCTGCTGTTCCTCGTCCTGTGCGTGAAGCAGATCTGGGACCAGCCGTGGGCGGAGTTCTTCCGGTAG
- a CDS encoding TadE/TadG family type IV pilus assembly protein, translating to MSYSRSGESREHRDRGQVALEYLGFIPILILVAMAGVQLGLIAYTAQQAGTAARAGARAASLDLSAQDGCVNAISDWLSVDCAEGGGGDSVTVTATVQIPSIVPGWSFDPAVKTATMPLDH from the coding sequence ATGTCGTACTCCCGCTCCGGAGAGAGCCGAGAACACCGCGACCGCGGACAAGTGGCCCTGGAATACCTCGGCTTCATCCCGATCCTGATCCTCGTCGCCATGGCGGGCGTCCAGCTCGGGCTCATCGCCTACACCGCCCAGCAGGCCGGCACCGCGGCCAGAGCGGGGGCACGGGCTGCCTCGCTCGACCTGAGCGCGCAGGACGGCTGCGTGAACGCGATCAGCGACTGGCTGTCCGTCGACTGCGCCGAGGGCGGGGGCGGCGACTCGGTCACCGTCACCGCCACCGTCCAGATCCCGTCGATCGTCCCCGGCTGGAGCTTCGACCCCGCAGTCAAGACCGCCACCATGCCGCTCGACCACTGA
- a CDS encoding sensor histidine kinase, giving the protein MCRQVFGFRLAMIALAAPAALLNANPGLGTRLVGAAVVVTFMVSYALFRDWERFGPLLLRHPTLLAADTLFGSLLLISAGPDTTLAYVSVCTPLLAGIAYSWRGAAVFASLQSLILLLAQATLPHTHTTAADMLLLPGFCVITGAVGSTLRNLLLRFGTATQALTAMRARLAVTEAISEERARLAREMHDSVAKTLHGVALAAEGLAASAAARTPDPALLKQQAELVARAARRAVTESRELVTDLRSNPDPAPTTDVLEELATRTRDFSSRTGLRSTYRAPAHPLAVPHGVARQLLTITEEAMENAHRHARATHIDVTADVDPDHHVLRISVHDDGRGLPPGTTLDELRRSGHFGLVGMVERAESVGARIHIGEGAGSGGTEVLVELPLAPPTPPSPLPL; this is encoded by the coding sequence ATGTGCCGCCAGGTCTTCGGCTTCCGCCTCGCGATGATCGCCCTGGCCGCCCCCGCCGCCCTCCTCAACGCCAACCCGGGCCTCGGCACCCGCCTGGTCGGCGCCGCGGTCGTCGTCACGTTCATGGTGTCGTACGCCCTCTTCAGGGACTGGGAACGCTTCGGTCCCCTGCTCCTGCGCCACCCCACCCTCCTTGCCGCGGACACCCTCTTCGGCAGCCTCCTGCTGATCTCCGCGGGCCCCGACACCACGCTCGCCTACGTCAGCGTCTGCACCCCCCTCCTCGCCGGCATCGCCTACAGCTGGCGAGGCGCCGCGGTGTTCGCCTCCCTGCAGTCCCTGATCCTGCTGCTGGCCCAGGCCACCCTGCCGCACACCCACACCACCGCCGCCGACATGCTCCTGCTCCCCGGCTTCTGTGTGATCACCGGCGCGGTCGGCTCGACCCTCCGTAACCTCCTGCTCCGTTTCGGTACGGCGACCCAGGCACTCACCGCGATGAGGGCCCGCCTGGCCGTGACGGAGGCGATCAGCGAGGAACGGGCCCGCCTGGCCAGGGAGATGCACGACTCGGTGGCGAAGACGCTCCACGGCGTGGCGCTGGCGGCGGAGGGCCTGGCAGCCTCGGCGGCGGCCCGCACCCCCGACCCGGCCCTGCTCAAGCAGCAGGCGGAACTGGTGGCCAGGGCGGCCCGCAGAGCCGTGACGGAATCCCGCGAACTCGTCACCGACCTGCGCAGCAACCCGGACCCGGCCCCCACCACCGACGTACTTGAGGAACTGGCCACCCGGACAAGGGACTTCAGCTCCCGCACCGGTCTACGGTCGACCTACCGGGCCCCCGCACACCCCCTTGCTGTCCCCCACGGGGTGGCCCGCCAACTCCTCACCATCACCGAGGAGGCGATGGAGAACGCCCACCGTCACGCCCGGGCCACGCACATCGACGTGACCGCGGACGTCGACCCCGACCACCACGTGCTTCGCATCAGCGTCCACGACGACGGCCGCGGCCTCCCCCCGGGCACCACGCTCGACGAACTCCGCCGGTCCGGCCACTTCGGCCTGGTCGGCATGGTGGAACGCGCCGAGTCGGTGGGCGCACGCATCCACATCGGCGAAGGCGCCGGGTCAGGAGGCACGGAAGTCCTCGTGGAACTCCCCCTGGCACCCCCGACACCCCCCTCACCGCTCCCCCTATGA